Below is a window of bacterium DNA.
TGTGGGCCAAATCGACCAGGCGGTTCGTCTCCCCCGACATGGCGGAGACGACCACGACGACCTGGTGGCCCTGGGCTTGGGCCTTCAAGACGCGCCGGGCGACATTGCGGATGCGATCGACGTCGCCGACGGAGGTGCCCCCGTATTTTTGGACGATCAGCACGATGAAGACCTCCCGAAATCCAAGGCTGAATCGCACCCGAAGGGTGTGGCAATCTCTATTTCACGTCGGTGATCCCCTGCAACCCGAATCTCCACGCGATCCGTCATCCTCGTCTCGAGGTCCGGCATCCTCTCGATCCATTCGACGGCGATGACCGCACCCGACGCCAGGTATTCGTCCAATCCGAGCGTCTCACCCTCCCGCGGTTTGTCGATCCGGTAGAGATCGACGTGGATGAGTGGCGTCCCGCGCCCCCGGTATTCGTTGACCAGGGTGAAGGACGGCGAGTTGACGTAGTACTCCGGATCGATGCCCAGGCCCCGCGCCATGCCCTGCACGAAGGTCGTCTTGCCGGCGCCGAGGTCCCCGATCAAGCCCACGACGGCACCCGGTTTCAGACCTTTGGCGAAGCCGGCGGCGATCTGCAGGGTTTGATGGGCCGATTTTGAGATCATTCTTTGCATGGCAGCATCTCTTGAATCGCCTTCGGAACCTCGTCGGCCACCTCGGAGGCCAGCAGTCCTCGATCTCCCAATCGATCCGCCACCCGATCCCCCGCCCGGCCATGGAGAAAGACCCCGGCCACGGCGGCCTTCCCGGCGTCCAGGCCTTGAGCCAGGAGAGAGACGATGACCCCGGTCAGGACGTCGCCCATGCCCGCCGTCGCCATGCCCGGATTGCCGGTCGCGTTGACGAAGAGATCGCCGGACGGCGCCGCCGTGACGGTCCGGAAGCCCTTGAGAACGACGATCACGCCGTGCTTCATCGCGAAATCACGCGCGGCGGCGAGACGGTCCTTCTGGATCTTCGCGGTCGTGAGCCCCGTCAGGCGCGCCATTTCCCCGGGGTGGGGGGTGAGGATAACGTTCCGGCGTAGGGGCACGGCGCGCCGTGCCCCTACGGGGCCCAAACAATTCAACGCATCCGCATCCAAAACCAAGGGTTGCCCGGCCTTCAAAATCATCCGGCGAACCAACTCGCGTGTGTCGGCGTTGACGCCCATGCCGGGTCCCATCGCGACGGCGGATTTCCCCTCCAAGGCCCGGGCGATCTTCGCCCAGGCCTTCCGGGCAAAAGTACCGGAGCGAACCGACGGGAGCGGTTCGTACATCAGTTCGAGGAAATTTTTTGGCAACTTCCGAAAGGCCCTGTCCGGCAACGCGACCGTCGCCAGACCCGCGCCGGTCCGAAGGGCCGACTTGCCCGCCAGCAGGATCGCGCCCGGTTTCGTCTCCGAACCGCCGATGAGAAGGACGTGGCCGTAGGTCCCCTTGTGCGTATCGGCACCGCGCCGGGTGAACAGGGGCCGGATGTCCGCGCCCGTCACCCACTGAATCCGGCTGCCCAGGGAGTCGTAGACGCTCGCGGGGATTCCGATGTCCACGACCTCCAACCGCCCCACATAAGGCGCCGCCTGGGGTTGAAGGAGGCCGATCTTGGGACGGCCCATCGTGACGGTGACGTCGGCCTTGACCGCAACGCCAGTCGTGCCCTTTGGTAAGGCGCCCAGGGGTTCGCCCGTATCGGCGGAGAGGCCCGAGGGAACGTCCAGCGCCATTTTCCATTTTCCGGATCGATTCATGGCCTCGATGGCCTCTTTCGCGACGCCCTCCACGGGGCGCGAGAGTCCGGTGCCGAAGATCGCATCGATGAGGATGTCGTATTCGTGTAGGGGCATGGCGCGCCATGCCCCTACGTCGATGACACGAACCTCCCCCGCGACGCCCTCCAACAGGCGGGCCACCACCCTGCCGTCGCCGCCGTTGTTGCCCTTGCCGCAGACGACGAGGATTTTTTTTTGAGAGAGATCGGGAAAATATTTCTTGAGGATTTCGAACGCGCCGCGCCCGGCGTTCTCCCTGAGGACGGCGGCCGGGAGGCCGCCGTCTTCGGCGCGCCGGTCGGCCTCTCGGGATTGTTCTGAGGTCAGAGCCAGCATGATTACGAGGTCAGGGCCTTCATTTCCCGAACGGCCTGCTCCAACCCTACCATCACGGCGCGCGCGACGATCGAATGCCCGATGTTGAACTCGGCGATCTCCCGGATCTTCGCGACGGCGGCGGCGTTCGCGTAGTTGAGCCCGTGCCCCGCGGCCACCCAGAGGCCCTTCGCCTTGGCGATCTCCGCGCCGACGGCGATGCGCCTCAGCTCCTCCGCGACCGCGTCCTCGTCGCGCGCGTCGGCATAAAGACCGGTGTGGATCTCGACGGCGTCCACACCCAGCTCCGCCGAGAGCGCGATGTCTCCTTCATCCGGATTCACGAACAGACTGACGCGCACGCCCGCCTTTTGCAGCTGGGGTATGAATTCGGACAGGACCTTTCGGGTCTTGCGGACGTCCAGCCCCCCCTCGGTGGTCAGCTCCTGCCGCTTTTCGGGAACGAAGGTGACGAGGTTCGGCTTGGCGCTGATCGCAAAGGCGAGCATGTCCTTGGTCGCCGCCATCTCCAGATTGAGGTCGGTCTGGACCGAGCGCCGGAGCAACCTCACATCCGCGTCTTGAATGTGCCGGCGGTCCTCGCGCAGGTGCACCGTGATCTGATCCGCCCCCGCCTTTTCGGCCAGAGCGGCCGCCGCCACCGGATCGGGATAACGCGTTCCCCGGGCTTGGCGGAGGGTGGCGACGTGATCGATATTGACCCCGAGTTTTGCCATTTCAGGAAAGGTTCTTTTGGATGCAGCTCGTGAGCTCTCCCGCCATTTTCCGGATCGCCGCATCCTCGTGGCCTTCGATCATGATGCGGATCAAGGGCTCGGTCCCGGAGTAGCGGACAAGCAGGCGGCCTTTCGCGCCCAAATCGTGCTCGATCCTCTTCATCAGCTTCTGGACGTCCGGAAAGAGATCCAGGTCCTGCCGCTTGGGCACCTTGACGCTGGTGAGCACCTGGGGCAGCGGATGATAGCGGGCGACGAGCTCCGAGAGCCGTTTGCCCGTCGCCTCAAGAATCGACAGCACCTGCAGGGCGCCGACGAGGCCGTCGCCCGTCGTCGCATGATCCCTAAAGATCATGTGGCCGGACGCTTCGCCGCCGAAACCGTATCCCCCCTCGCGCATCTTTTCGACGACGTAACGGTCCCCGACGGGGACGCGTTCGAGCTTTCCTCCGAGGGGAACGAGGTAGTCTTCGAGCGCCTTGTTGCTCATCACCGTGGCGACGACGACGCCGTCCTTCAGGGCCTTCTTTTTGATCAGATTCTCGGCGCAAAGGGCGAGAATCGCGTCACCGTCGACGATGCGGCCGTTTTCGTCTGCGAAGATCACGCGATCGGCGTCGCCGTCCAGGGCGATCCCCAGGCAGGCGCCCGTTCTCCTGACCTCCGCAGCCATGGCCTGCGGATGCACCGCGCCGACGCCGTCGTTGATGTTGAGGCCGTCGGGTGCCGCCCCCAAAACCGCCGTTTCCGCGCCGAGCTCCGCGAGCACGGTCGGAGCGATCTTATAGGCCGCGCCGTGGGCGCAATCGACGACGACCTTCAGGCCGTCCAACGTCCTCCCCTTGGGAAAAGTCGATTTCACGAACTCGATGTAGCGGCCGGAGGCGTCGTCGATCCGGGTGGCTCGCCCCACGGCGTCTCCCGTGGGACGGTTTCTTTCGAGCTCGCCCGAGGCCATCATCGATTCGATCTTGAGTTCGTCGGCGTCCGGGAGCTTGAAGCCGTTCCGGTCGAAGACCTTGAGGCCGTTGTCTTCGAAAGAATTGTGGGAGGCGGAGATGACGACCCCGGCGTCGGCCCGCATGGCCTGGATGAGGAAGGCCACGCCGGGCGTCGGCATGGGGCCGATCAGGAGGGCCTCGGCCCCCATGGAGCAGAGGCCGGACGCGAGCGCGTTCTCCAACATGTAGCAGGAACGGCGGGTATCCTTGCCGATGAGGACGCGGTGATGCTTGCCTCCGTTCCGGAAAAAAACGGCCAAGGCCCGCCCCAACGCCAGGGCCGTCTCGGAGGTCATCGGTTCCTGGTTGGCGACCCCCCGAATACCGTCAGTTCCGAAAAGCTTCTTCATCGTAGTAACGGGGGGAGATAACCGCTCTCCCCCCGAGCCCCCCATCTGTCCAGCCGTTGTATCATCGTTCACTCCGGAAGGTAACCTTCCTACGTTCACTATAAAAATGAGTTCGGGTCTGCAAGACGAATTGCGGCCTTAGTCACGGCCACGTCGTGGACGCGCAGAATCGACGCGCCTTTCGAGGCCGCGAGGACGGCGGCGGCGGCGCTGCCCGTCCAGAGGGCCTTTTCGTCCGCCCCGAAGATTTTTCGCAAGAATGACTTCCGGGACGCCCCGACGACGATCGGCGCGCGAAGGGCCCCGAACTCGTTCAAATCATTCAGGAGGGCCAAATTATCCTCGAAACGCTTGCCGAAGCCCAGGCCCGGATCGACCATGATTTTGTCGCGGTCGATTCCGCGATCGACGGCAAAACGGATCCTCTCCTGCAAAAAGCGCAACACCTCCTGGACGACGTCCTCATAGGAGGGATTCCGCTGCATCGTGGGCGGCTCCCCCCGCATGTGCATGAGAATAACGGGCACTCGATGGCGGGCCGCCACTTCCGCCATCCCTTCCCGGCGGAGGGCGGAGACGTCGTTGATCATGGCCGCGCCCTCCTGGAGGCTCAAGTCTGCCACGCCGGGCTTCTGTGTATCGATCGAAACGGGAATCTTGATGCGGGGGAGGACCTTCCGAAGGACGGGCAGGAGTCGTTTCCACTCTTCCTCCTCCGTGATCGGAGACGAACCGGGGCGGGTCGATTCGGCCCCCACGTCAATCACGTCCGCGCCTTCCTCCTGCATTCGAAGGGCGTGGTCGAGGGCCGATTCCGGGTCCAGAAAACGGCCTCCATCGGAAAACGAATCGGGGGTCACGTTCAGGATGCCCATGACGTGCACACGCCCGGTCAAATCAAAATCGCGGCTGCCGATTCGCAATCAGGCTTTCCCTGGTTCGGGAATCGGATGAAATCCGGGAGTCTTGCGGGAGACGCCTTCGGGCGAGGTGGTCACCGGAGCCGGAGGCGGCGTGGCGGACGGCTTAGGCGGACGGGTCTGGTTCACCTTCTCGCCGCGGATCGCCTGGTCGATCTGCTCTCCGTCGAGGGATTCGAACTCCAAGAGGGCCTGGGCCAGCCGGTGCAGGGCGTCTATTTTTTCCTGGAGGATCCCCTTGGAGCGCTCGTAGTTGCGGTTGATGATCTTCTTGACCTCTTCGTCGATCTCGATCGCGGTCTTCTCGCTGTACTCCTGCTGCTGGACCATGTCCCGGCCGAGGAAGATCTCGCCTTCCTTGCGCCCGAAGGCCAGAGGCCCCAGATCGCTCATCCCCCACTCGCAGACCATCTTCCGGGCGAGGTCGGTGGCCTTGTCGATATCGTCGCCCGCCCCGGTCGTCTTCTGATTGAAGATCAGCTCCTCGGCCAAACGTCCTCCCATCAAGACCGAAACCGTATTCTCCGCCTGGTCCTTGGAATGGATGTGTTTTTCGTCGAGCGGGAGCTGCTGGGTGAGCCCCAGCGCCATCCCGCGGGGGATGATCGTCACCTTGTGGACGGGATCGGTGCCCGGGAGCGAGCGGGCCACGAGGGTATGCCCGGATTCGTGATAGGCGATCATCCGCTTCTCGTCCTCCGCCAGGATCATGCTCTTGCGCTCCGCGCCCATGATCACCTTGTCCTTGGCGAGCTCAAAGTCCTCCATCTCGATGAATTTCTTGTTGTAGCGGGCCGCGTTCAGCGCCGCCTCGTTGACCAAGTTTTCGAGGTCCGCGCCGGAAAAGCCCGGAGAGCCGCGCGCGATGATCGACAGATCCACCTGAGGCGCCAGGACCGTCCGCCGCGCGTGCACCTGCAGGATCTCCTCGCGACCCTTCACGTCGGGACGCGGGACGACCACGCGGCGGTCGAAACGGCCCGGACGGAGGAGCGCCGGATCGAGCACGTCCGGCCGGTTGGTCGCCGCCATGATGATGACGCCCTCGTTCGACTCGAATCCGTCCATCTCGACCAAGAGTTGATTGAGCGTCTGCTCGCGTTCGTCGTGCCCGCCGCCCAACCCCGCGCCGCGATGGCGGCCGACGGCGTCGATCTCGTCGATGAAGATGATGCACGGCGCGTGTTTCTTGCCCTGCTCGAAGAGGTCCCGCACCCGGGAGGCTCCCACGCCGACGAACATTTCGACGAAGTCCGACCCGCTGATGGAGAAGAACGGCACGCCCGCCTCGCCGGCGACCGCCTTGGCGAGCAGCGTCTTGCCGGTCCCGGGCGCCCCGA
It encodes the following:
- the folP gene encoding dihydropteroate synthase, with amino-acid sequence MRIGSRDFDLTGRVHVMGILNVTPDSFSDGGRFLDPESALDHALRMQEEGADVIDVGAESTRPGSSPITEEEEWKRLLPVLRKVLPRIKIPVSIDTQKPGVADLSLQEGAAMINDVSALRREGMAEVAARHRVPVILMHMRGEPPTMQRNPSYEDVVQEVLRFLQERIRFAVDRGIDRDKIMVDPGLGFGKRFEDNLALLNDLNEFGALRAPIVVGASRKSFLRKIFGADEKALWTGSAAAAVLAASKGASILRVHDVAVTKAAIRLADPNSFL
- the ftsH gene encoding ATP-dependent zinc metalloprotease FtsH — protein: MRQSQKTIALWAIIVLLSISVLHFLNTRPVVRKTISFSEFIAAVQGGQVEKVTVQGEEYVGKFKDDVQQGAFFETVGPADSEKAFELLNKSGTVLEYKRPRETPLWQQILISWLPMLLLFAFFFFSMRQIQIGGGRAMSFGRSRARLLSESQKKVTFKDVAGVEEAKYELEEVIQFLKDPKKFTKLGGRIPKGVLLIGAPGTGKTLLAKAVAGEAGVPFFSISGSDFVEMFVGVGASRVRDLFEQGKKHAPCIIFIDEIDAVGRHRGAGLGGGHDEREQTLNQLLVEMDGFESNEGVIIMAATNRPDVLDPALLRPGRFDRRVVVPRPDVKGREEILQVHARRTVLAPQVDLSIIARGSPGFSGADLENLVNEAALNAARYNKKFIEMEDFELAKDKVIMGAERKSMILAEDEKRMIAYHESGHTLVARSLPGTDPVHKVTIIPRGMALGLTQQLPLDEKHIHSKDQAENTVSVLMGGRLAEELIFNQKTTGAGDDIDKATDLARKMVCEWGMSDLGPLAFGRKEGEIFLGRDMVQQQEYSEKTAIEIDEEVKKIINRNYERSKGILQEKIDALHRLAQALLEFESLDGEQIDQAIRGEKVNQTRPPKPSATPPPAPVTTSPEGVSRKTPGFHPIPEPGKA
- the glmM gene encoding phosphoglucosamine mutase produces the protein MKKLFGTDGIRGVANQEPMTSETALALGRALAVFFRNGGKHHRVLIGKDTRRSCYMLENALASGLCSMGAEALLIGPMPTPGVAFLIQAMRADAGVVISASHNSFEDNGLKVFDRNGFKLPDADELKIESMMASGELERNRPTGDAVGRATRIDDASGRYIEFVKSTFPKGRTLDGLKVVVDCAHGAAYKIAPTVLAELGAETAVLGAAPDGLNINDGVGAVHPQAMAAEVRRTGACLGIALDGDADRVIFADENGRIVDGDAILALCAENLIKKKALKDGVVVATVMSNKALEDYLVPLGGKLERVPVGDRYVVEKMREGGYGFGGEASGHMIFRDHATTGDGLVGALQVLSILEATGKRLSELVARYHPLPQVLTSVKVPKRQDLDLFPDVQKLMKRIEHDLGAKGRLLVRYSGTEPLIRIMIEGHEDAAIRKMAGELTSCIQKNLS
- a CDS encoding NAD(P)H-hydrate dehydratase, which gives rise to MLALTSEQSREADRRAEDGGLPAAVLRENAGRGAFEILKKYFPDLSQKKILVVCGKGNNGGDGRVVARLLEGVAGEVRVIDVGAWRAMPLHEYDILIDAIFGTGLSRPVEGVAKEAIEAMNRSGKWKMALDVPSGLSADTGEPLGALPKGTTGVAVKADVTVTMGRPKIGLLQPQAAPYVGRLEVVDIGIPASVYDSLGSRIQWVTGADIRPLFTRRGADTHKGTYGHVLLIGGSETKPGAILLAGKSALRTGAGLATVALPDRAFRKLPKNFLELMYEPLPSVRSGTFARKAWAKIARALEGKSAVAMGPGMGVNADTRELVRRMILKAGQPLVLDADALNCLGPVGARRAVPLRRNVILTPHPGEMARLTGLTTAKIQKDRLAAARDFAMKHGVIVVLKGFRTVTAAPSGDLFVNATGNPGMATAGMGDVLTGVIVSLLAQGLDAGKAAVAGVFLHGRAGDRVADRLGDRGLLASEVADEVPKAIQEMLPCKE
- a CDS encoding pyridoxine 5'-phosphate synthase — translated: MAKLGVNIDHVATLRQARGTRYPDPVAAAALAEKAGADQITVHLREDRRHIQDADVRLLRRSVQTDLNLEMAATKDMLAFAISAKPNLVTFVPEKRQELTTEGGLDVRKTRKVLSEFIPQLQKAGVRVSLFVNPDEGDIALSAELGVDAVEIHTGLYADARDEDAVAEELRRIAVGAEIAKAKGLWVAAGHGLNYANAAAVAKIREIAEFNIGHSIVARAVMVGLEQAVREMKALTS
- the tsaE gene encoding tRNA (adenosine(37)-N6)-threonylcarbamoyltransferase complex ATPase subunit type 1 TsaE; this translates as MQRMISKSAHQTLQIAAGFAKGLKPGAVVGLIGDLGAGKTTFVQGMARGLGIDPEYYVNSPSFTLVNEYRGRGTPLIHVDLYRIDKPREGETLGLDEYLASGAVIAVEWIERMPDLETRMTDRVEIRVAGDHRREIEIATPFGCDSALDFGRSSSC